One Tamlana carrageenivorans genomic region harbors:
- a CDS encoding RidA family protein yields the protein MKKTVTPRGAYPLTKRVGDFIFVSGTSSRRPDNSIAGVDIIDNLGTKHINIEVQTREVLKNIEHLLKQENATLDDVVDVTTFLVNMNDFAGYNKAYAEFFKTETGPTRTTVAVHQLPHPDLIVEIKVMAYKKMH from the coding sequence ATCCGCTCACCAAACGCGTAGGCGATTTTATTTTTGTTTCAGGAACGAGTTCTAGGCGTCCAGACAACAGTATTGCTGGGGTTGATATTATTGACAATCTAGGCACCAAACACATAAATATTGAGGTGCAGACCCGTGAAGTTTTAAAAAATATAGAACACCTTTTAAAACAAGAAAACGCCACTTTGGATGATGTCGTTGATGTAACGACCTTTTTAGTTAATATGAATGATTTTGCTGGATACAATAAGGCTTACGCCGAATTTTTCAAAACAGAAACCGGCCCAACACGTACCACTGTTGCGGTACACCAATTACCTCACCCCGATTTAATTGTCGAAATAAAAGTGATGGCGTATAAAAAAATGCATTAA
- a CDS encoding aldehyde dehydrogenase yields the protein MKIKNFINGTYTNPMSYAWLDNYNPAIGKVYCQIPNSSEEDVELAYQAAEKAFPEWSQTTYEARSRILIKISELIESQLEQFALAESKDNGKPLHLAKSMDIPRAALNFRFFGQAITQFSSESHDSVGLDAINFTLRQPIGVVGCISPWNLPLYLFTWKIAPALAAGNCVVAKPSEITPMTAYLLGDICNEAGLPPGVLNIVHGEGRRAGQAIVAHPKIKAISFTGGTKTGAEIAKTAAPLFKKTSLELGGKNPNIIFGDCDYEDMLNTTVRASFANQGQICLCGSRIFVEASIYDKFKTDFIEKVKQLQVGHPSQSTTDVGAIVSKNHLNIILDYIEIAKTEGEILCGGNPVNTPNFENGYYLEPTVIEVKTNRCRINQEEIFGPVVTIMPFETAAEVVNMANDSNYGLSASVWTNDLKRCMRITRQLNVGIVWVNTWLLRDLRTPFGGMKASGLGREGGLESLRFFTETKNVCIKY from the coding sequence ATGAAAATTAAAAACTTCATAAACGGAACATATACTAATCCTATGTCTTATGCATGGTTAGATAATTATAATCCAGCCATCGGAAAAGTGTACTGCCAAATCCCCAACTCGTCCGAAGAAGATGTTGAATTGGCCTATCAAGCCGCCGAAAAAGCGTTTCCCGAATGGTCACAAACCACTTATGAAGCACGTAGCCGGATTTTAATAAAAATTTCGGAACTCATAGAAAGTCAGTTAGAGCAGTTTGCATTAGCCGAAAGCAAGGATAATGGCAAACCCTTACATTTAGCCAAGTCTATGGATATTCCGCGAGCAGCACTTAATTTTCGTTTTTTTGGACAGGCCATTACACAGTTTTCCAGTGAAAGTCATGACAGCGTAGGCTTAGATGCTATAAATTTTACTTTGCGCCAACCCATTGGTGTGGTAGGCTGTATTTCGCCATGGAATCTTCCACTTTATTTATTCACTTGGAAAATTGCACCTGCGCTGGCAGCAGGAAATTGTGTCGTAGCTAAACCCAGTGAAATCACACCCATGACAGCCTATTTACTAGGCGATATTTGCAATGAAGCTGGCTTACCTCCTGGCGTTTTAAACATTGTTCACGGTGAAGGTCGCCGTGCAGGACAAGCTATCGTAGCGCACCCAAAAATAAAAGCCATATCATTTACTGGTGGCACTAAAACTGGTGCTGAAATCGCTAAAACGGCAGCACCACTATTCAAAAAAACATCTCTAGAATTGGGAGGAAAAAACCCCAATATCATTTTCGGTGATTGCGATTATGAAGATATGCTTAACACCACAGTGCGAGCATCATTCGCTAATCAGGGACAAATATGTTTATGCGGCAGTCGTATTTTTGTTGAAGCTTCGATTTACGATAAATTTAAAACCGATTTTATTGAAAAAGTAAAACAACTACAAGTCGGTCATCCATCACAAAGCACTACAGATGTTGGTGCCATCGTATCCAAAAATCACTTAAATATAATATTAGATTATATAGAAATTGCTAAAACTGAAGGTGAGATACTTTGTGGTGGTAATCCGGTAAATACACCCAATTTTGAAAATGGTTATTATTTAGAACCTACGGTAATTGAAGTAAAAACAAACCGTTGTCGTATAAACCAAGAAGAAATTTTTGGCCCTGTTGTAACCATCATGCCTTTTGAAACAGCTGCGGAGGTTGTTAATATGGCTAACGATTCGAATTACGGACTCTCAGCCTCCGTTTGGACCAATGATTTAAAACGCTGTATGCGAATAACACGTCAGTTAAACGTTGGTATTGTTTGGGTAAACACCTGGTTACTCCGTGATTTAAGAACCCCTTTTGGAGGTATGAAAGCTTCTGGACTTGGACGTGAAGGCGGCTTGGAATCTTTACGGTTTTTCACAGAAACAAAAAATGTATGTATTAAATATTAA
- a CDS encoding SDR family oxidoreductase, which yields MDLKIKNKNALVCGSTQGIGKATAIALAQEGVNVTLVARNRDKLKAVLAELPNPEQHSYIVADFANPRDLQEQVIKFIERNHGFHIVINNTGGPRSGAIVTASLEEFENAFTMHIKCNHILAKATIPFMKTEGFGRIVNVISTSVKEPIPGLGVSNTIRGAVGNWSKTLSNEVAPFGITVNNVLPGFTDTERLAEIIKIKANAENTSIENMTETMKNYAPAKRFAQPEETANVITFLASEAASYVTGINIPVDGGRTKSL from the coding sequence ATGGATTTAAAAATAAAAAATAAAAACGCCTTAGTTTGCGGAAGCACTCAAGGTATAGGCAAAGCAACGGCCATTGCACTAGCTCAAGAAGGTGTAAATGTAACCTTAGTAGCTAGAAATAGAGACAAATTAAAAGCGGTTTTAGCCGAATTACCAAACCCAGAGCAACATAGCTACATTGTTGCCGATTTTGCAAATCCCAGAGATTTACAGGAGCAGGTTATAAAATTTATTGAAAGAAATCACGGGTTTCATATCGTTATTAACAATACAGGCGGACCAAGGAGTGGTGCCATTGTTACAGCAAGCCTAGAAGAGTTTGAAAATGCCTTTACTATGCACATCAAATGCAATCATATTTTAGCTAAGGCTACAATTCCTTTTATGAAAACGGAAGGTTTTGGGCGAATTGTCAACGTTATTTCTACATCTGTTAAAGAACCTATTCCTGGCTTAGGCGTTAGTAATACGATTAGAGGTGCTGTTGGTAATTGGAGTAAAACACTTTCCAACGAGGTAGCGCCTTTTGGAATCACAGTTAACAATGTGCTTCCAGGATTTACAGATACCGAACGCTTGGCAGAAATTATAAAAATTAAAGCCAACGCCGAAAACACCAGTATAGAAAACATGACAGAAACCATGAAAAACTATGCACCAGCAAAACGTTTTGCACAACCTGAAGAAACCGCCAACGTCATCACCTTTTTAGCGAGTGAAGCAGCGAGCTATGTTACAGGAATTAATATTCCTGTTGATGGTGGCAGAACCAAGTCGCTTTAA
- a CDS encoding 3-hydroxyanthranilate 3,4-dioxygenase yields the protein MSHLTSPINFKAWIEENRHLLKPPVGNKVVWKDGDFIVMVVGGPNNRKDYHYNETPEFFYQVEGDIILKIIDNGTPKDVHIKEGDIYLLPPKVPHSPQRGANTVGLVIEYKRPQGMRDALLWFCENCVTKLYEEDFTLENIETDMPKIFDKFYSDETKRHCPNCGNVMQPPKKVKID from the coding sequence ATGAGTCATTTAACATCTCCTATAAATTTTAAAGCTTGGATTGAAGAAAACAGACATCTCCTAAAACCACCTGTAGGGAATAAAGTGGTTTGGAAAGATGGCGATTTTATCGTGATGGTAGTTGGCGGTCCTAACAACCGAAAAGATTACCATTATAATGAAACACCAGAGTTTTTCTATCAGGTTGAAGGCGATATTATTTTAAAGATTATTGATAATGGCACCCCAAAAGATGTACACATCAAAGAAGGGGATATTTACTTATTACCACCAAAAGTACCTCATTCGCCCCAACGCGGTGCCAATACCGTTGGCTTAGTAATTGAATACAAGCGTCCTCAAGGCATGCGAGATGCGCTTTTATGGTTTTGTGAAAATTGTGTTACCAAGCTCTATGAAGAAGATTTCACTTTAGAAAACATCGAAACCGATATGCCTAAAATATTCGATAAATTTTACAGCGATGAAACTAAAAGGCATTGCCCTAACTGCGGAAACGTTATGCAGCCCCCAAAAAAAGTGAAAATCGATTAA
- a CDS encoding amidohydrolase family protein — protein sequence MEKRKLRINGHSHLLPYPEDIPDFMREKEIFWVDKDRKFMLQKDWSRPVTHSSFFLNEKLEWMARNKLDHAVVLNLSQLYGNGLRVEEMKKALRFQNDFNAGIQQQHPSKFTCGFVVHPGFVNSACWEIERCVETLGLQLLCLPTHYMDTIGTWRCIFDEANDPIFELANKYNLAVEIHPYDGEKFIKLENTSWRFHLIWMLAQCADAYHFLTLNGYQEKYPNMRTCFAHGGQLAQINLGRRIQGFDGRPDLFEGKHHPRKAVGHKNIFFDTLVHDTGSLELLINNHSSKQVIMGLDDPYPLGEMENEKQSSYPGKILDLAKERKIINQKEYEAIWEDNVLQWLCGEDKLAKENLIKRILS from the coding sequence ATGGAAAAACGTAAACTTCGCATAAACGGCCACTCACACCTATTACCCTACCCGGAAGACATTCCAGATTTCATGAGAGAGAAAGAAATCTTTTGGGTTGATAAAGACCGTAAATTCATGCTTCAAAAAGATTGGAGCCGCCCAGTAACCCATTCCAGTTTTTTTCTAAATGAAAAATTAGAGTGGATGGCGCGCAACAAACTAGATCATGCGGTGGTTTTAAATCTTTCGCAACTTTACGGAAATGGTTTACGTGTTGAAGAAATGAAAAAAGCCTTGCGTTTCCAAAATGATTTTAATGCGGGCATTCAACAGCAACACCCTAGTAAATTTACTTGTGGATTTGTTGTACACCCTGGGTTTGTGAATAGCGCGTGTTGGGAAATTGAACGTTGTGTAGAAACCTTAGGTTTACAGTTGCTTTGCTTGCCAACGCATTACATGGACACCATAGGCACCTGGCGCTGTATTTTTGATGAAGCCAACGATCCCATTTTTGAACTCGCTAACAAATACAACTTAGCGGTTGAAATTCACCCTTATGATGGTGAAAAATTTATAAAATTAGAAAATACCTCTTGGCGATTTCACCTCATTTGGATGCTTGCCCAATGTGCTGATGCTTACCACTTTTTAACCCTAAATGGCTATCAAGAAAAATATCCTAACATGCGAACTTGTTTCGCTCATGGCGGGCAATTAGCCCAAATTAATTTAGGACGTCGTATTCAGGGATTTGATGGCAGACCCGATTTATTTGAAGGCAAACACCACCCCAGAAAAGCGGTTGGACATAAAAACATATTTTTTGACACTCTAGTACATGATACAGGAAGCTTAGAGCTGCTTATAAACAATCACAGTTCGAAACAAGTGATTATGGGGCTTGATGACCCTTATCCGTTGGGAGAAATGGAAAACGAAAAACAATCGTCGTACCCTGGTAAAATTTTAGATTTAGCTAAAGAAAGAAAGATTATTAACCAAAAAGAATACGAAGCTATTTGGGAAGATAATGTCTTACAATGGCTATGCGGCGAAGATAAATTGGCTAAAGAAAATTTAATCAAGCGAATTTTAAGTTAA
- a CDS encoding O-methyltransferase, producing the protein MHFIPEALDEYVVKHSENEPELLQQLTRETYQKILQPRMLSGHYQGRVLSMISKLVHPKNILEIGTYTGYSALCLAEGMQKEGELHTLDINEELFDFQRKHFDKSAYGTQIFQHLGDALEIIPKLDKSFDLIFIDADKENYPNYFNVIIDKLNVGGIILSDNVLWSGKVLEPVKKDDHATKALLEYNALLKEDPRVETVLLPIRDGLTISRKV; encoded by the coding sequence ATGCATTTTATTCCTGAAGCCTTAGACGAATACGTTGTAAAACATTCTGAAAACGAACCCGAATTATTACAACAATTAACCCGAGAAACCTATCAAAAAATATTACAACCACGTATGCTTAGTGGGCATTATCAAGGTCGTGTTTTAAGTATGATTTCTAAACTTGTTCATCCTAAAAACATTTTAGAAATTGGAACTTATACGGGATATTCAGCGCTTTGTTTAGCTGAAGGCATGCAAAAAGAAGGCGAATTACACACCTTAGACATCAATGAAGAATTATTCGATTTTCAGAGAAAACACTTTGATAAATCGGCATACGGCACACAAATTTTTCAACATTTAGGGGATGCCTTAGAGATTATTCCTAAACTGGATAAAAGCTTCGATTTAATTTTTATTGATGCCGATAAAGAGAATTATCCAAACTATTTTAATGTTATTATAGATAAGCTTAATGTTGGTGGTATCATTTTATCAGACAATGTACTATGGAGTGGAAAAGTACTAGAACCCGTAAAAAAAGATGACCACGCTACAAAAGCACTATTAGAGTATAATGCCTTGTTAAAAGAAGACCCCAGAGTTGAAACCGTTCTATTACCAATTCGTGATGGTTTAACGATAAGTAGGAAGGTGTGA
- a CDS encoding IS982 family transposase: protein MNNLSANYERILEVLRKISKEQLLSYQRRQPKLSDLELISLSLTAEFMGIDSENDLFRKLPDSLLSKIERSVYNRRRRKLVNKLNSIRLSIASHFNEFEDYFVVDSMPLEVCKLSRSSRSKICKENTYAFPDKGYCAAQSSNYYSYKLHAVCSVNGVFQSIDLSPASVHDINYLKDIKMQISDCTLIGDKGYLSTEIQLNLFETCNITLNTPMRSNQKNYKVQPYVFIKKRKRIETLFSQLCDQFMIRRNYAKTFEGFKTRIVAKITALTTIQYINKFIFGRNINNIKINII, encoded by the coding sequence ATGAACAACTTGAGTGCAAATTACGAAAGAATATTGGAAGTATTAAGAAAAATATCGAAAGAACAACTTTTAAGTTATCAAAGACGACAACCAAAGCTTAGTGATTTAGAACTTATCAGCTTGAGTCTTACTGCCGAATTTATGGGAATAGATAGTGAAAATGACCTTTTTAGAAAACTTCCAGATTCCCTATTATCAAAAATAGAGAGAAGTGTCTACAATAGAAGAAGACGAAAACTAGTTAATAAGCTCAACAGTATCAGGTTAAGCATAGCTTCCCATTTTAATGAATTTGAAGATTATTTTGTAGTAGATAGTATGCCTTTAGAAGTTTGTAAATTATCACGCAGTTCTCGTTCAAAGATTTGTAAAGAAAACACTTATGCATTTCCAGATAAAGGTTATTGTGCAGCTCAAAGTTCTAATTATTACAGTTATAAACTGCACGCTGTTTGTTCTGTAAATGGTGTCTTTCAAAGTATCGATTTGAGTCCAGCATCTGTACACGATATTAATTATCTTAAAGATATTAAGATGCAAATAAGCGATTGTACATTAATTGGTGATAAAGGCTATTTATCAACAGAAATACAGCTTAACTTGTTTGAAACCTGTAATATAACGCTAAATACACCTATGAGAAGCAATCAAAAAAATTACAAAGTACAGCCTTATGTATTTATAAAAAAGAGGAAAAGGATAGAAACATTATTTTCACAACTTTGTGACCAATTTATGATAAGACGCAATTATGCTAAAACTTTTGAAGGTTTTAAAACAAGAATCGTAGCTAAGATAACTGCTTTAACAACTATTCAGTATATCAATAAGTTTATTTTTGGGAGAAACATTAATAATATTAAAATTAACATTATTTAA
- a CDS encoding Sec-independent protein translocase subunit TatA/TatB, translated as MIQQATFLFISGAEIAFILFIAIMVFGADKLPEIARGLGKGMRTLKDASNDIKHEITKTAEKSGLDTSITGDVKKELDKVKDDLEEFTGSVRRKF; from the coding sequence GTGATACAGCAAGCAACATTCTTATTTATTAGCGGTGCAGAAATAGCCTTCATACTATTTATTGCCATTATGGTATTTGGTGCCGATAAATTACCAGAAATCGCAAGAGGTCTTGGTAAAGGCATGCGTACGCTAAAAGATGCCTCAAACGATATTAAGCACGAAATCACTAAAACAGCCGAAAAAAGTGGTTTAGACACCAGTATTACCGGCGATGTTAAAAAAGAACTCGACAAAGTTAAAGACGATCTTGAAGAGTTTACAGGTTCTGTAAGACGAAAATTCTAA
- a CDS encoding M1 family metallopeptidase, translating to MRKIAYLCLSLVLATTGINAQDQTKEEAPNTGHTNTNKFKQLYDEFSTPNMYRAASGAPGAAYYQQQADYKMDIVLDDKLAKITGAETITYTNNSPDNLKYLWVQLDQNQRAKDSKSPLIESTGLDPVFQPSKFSETYLVDGKDRGFHILEVTQTNGDALQYMINRTMMRVELPKVLKSGEKFSFAIKWWYNINNHVDEGGRSGYEYFPENGNRSYVIAQFYPRMAVYSDVEGWQNSQFWGRDEFALPFGDYEVNITVPADHILDGTGVLTNRKDVYSKDMMKRYEDAKKSFTTPVIIATQAEAEVREKSFSEDTKTWKLKAENVRDFGFATSRKYILDMMAVKIGGKDVMAVSMYSKEGNPLWEQWSTKAVASTLESYSRMTFDYPYHKAISVHAKRQGMEYPMICWNYGRPEKDGTYSDRVKYGMMGVIIHEVGHNFFPMIVNSDERQWTWMDEGLNTFVQYVAEQDFGEKYPAALSPEHKAFPSDRGPAKMIVPYMSGNQDYIAPIMTKGLNTYQFGNNAYGKPATALNILRETVMGRDLFDYAFKEYANRWKFKHPTPEDFFRTMEDASAFDLDWYWRGWFYTTDWVDMGIKEVKKFYVSSEPNAYVRKMAKEQGFKLENLRPLVYMVEEGSEDYKVELSQGSLLENSTPLKEYIMDNFTPEERKNLKNPKYFYNVIFNKPGGLVMPIIVEYTYADGSTKTETYPAQIWRLNDKEVSKAIASDKEIVGIKLDPKEETADVDTSNNIWPAQEQKSEFDQFKENM from the coding sequence ATGAGGAAAATCGCTTATCTCTGTCTTTCTTTAGTCCTTGCTACTACTGGGATTAACGCTCAAGACCAAACCAAAGAAGAAGCGCCAAATACAGGCCATACCAATACCAATAAATTTAAGCAGTTATACGACGAGTTTTCTACACCAAATATGTACAGGGCAGCTTCAGGAGCTCCAGGGGCAGCTTACTACCAGCAGCAAGCTGATTATAAAATGGACATCGTTTTAGACGATAAATTGGCAAAAATTACAGGTGCAGAAACGATAACATACACGAATAATTCACCTGATAATCTTAAATATTTGTGGGTACAATTAGATCAAAACCAACGCGCCAAAGATTCAAAATCACCTTTAATTGAATCAACAGGTTTAGATCCTGTTTTTCAACCTAGTAAGTTTTCGGAGACCTATTTAGTAGATGGTAAAGATCGTGGCTTTCACATTTTAGAGGTTACTCAAACCAATGGTGATGCGTTACAGTACATGATTAACAGAACCATGATGCGTGTAGAACTGCCTAAAGTTTTAAAAAGCGGAGAGAAATTTTCTTTTGCTATCAAATGGTGGTACAATATAAATAACCATGTTGATGAAGGAGGTCGTTCTGGTTACGAGTATTTCCCAGAAAACGGAAACCGTTCTTATGTTATAGCGCAATTTTATCCTAGAATGGCCGTATATAGCGATGTTGAAGGGTGGCAGAACTCTCAGTTTTGGGGACGCGATGAATTCGCTTTACCATTCGGAGACTACGAAGTTAATATTACCGTACCTGCCGATCATATTTTAGACGGAACAGGAGTACTTACCAATAGAAAAGACGTTTATTCAAAAGACATGATGAAGCGTTATGAAGACGCTAAAAAATCATTTACTACACCTGTAATTATTGCAACACAGGCTGAGGCTGAAGTTCGTGAGAAATCATTCTCTGAAGATACAAAAACATGGAAGCTAAAGGCTGAAAATGTACGTGATTTTGGTTTTGCAACTTCTAGAAAGTACATTTTAGATATGATGGCTGTTAAAATTGGCGGTAAAGACGTTATGGCGGTTTCTATGTATTCTAAAGAAGGAAACCCACTTTGGGAACAATGGTCTACTAAAGCTGTTGCAAGTACTTTAGAATCTTACTCTCGAATGACTTTCGATTACCCATACCACAAAGCTATTTCGGTTCACGCCAAGCGTCAAGGTATGGAATACCCTATGATTTGTTGGAATTACGGTCGCCCAGAAAAAGATGGTACTTATAGCGATCGTGTAAAATACGGTATGATGGGTGTTATCATTCACGAAGTAGGACATAACTTTTTTCCTATGATTGTGAATAGTGACGAGCGTCAATGGACATGGATGGACGAAGGTTTAAATACATTCGTACAGTACGTAGCCGAGCAAGATTTTGGTGAAAAATACCCTGCAGCGCTATCTCCAGAACACAAAGCATTCCCTTCAGATCGTGGTCCAGCAAAAATGATTGTGCCTTACATGAGTGGCAATCAAGATTATATTGCACCTATTATGACTAAGGGTTTAAATACCTACCAATTTGGAAATAATGCATATGGTAAACCTGCTACAGCACTTAATATTTTAAGAGAAACGGTAATGGGAAGAGATTTATTCGATTACGCGTTTAAAGAGTATGCTAACCGTTGGAAATTTAAGCACCCAACCCCAGAAGATTTCTTTAGAACCATGGAAGATGCTTCAGCTTTCGATTTAGATTGGTATTGGCGAGGTTGGTTTTATACCACCGATTGGGTAGATATGGGAATTAAAGAAGTTAAAAAATTCTATGTCTCTTCAGAGCCTAATGCTTATGTTAGAAAAATGGCTAAAGAACAAGGCTTCAAGCTAGAAAATTTACGTCCATTAGTATATATGGTAGAAGAAGGTAGTGAAGACTATAAAGTAGAATTATCTCAAGGTTCACTTTTAGAAAACAGCACCCCATTAAAAGAATATATCATGGATAATTTTACTCCAGAGGAGCGTAAAAATTTAAAAAATCCTAAGTATTTCTATAATGTGATTTTTAATAAGCCAGGAGGTTTAGTCATGCCTATTATTGTTGAGTATACCTATGCCGATGGTTCGACTAAAACTGAAACATATCCTGCGCAAATTTGGAGACTTAACGATAAAGAAGTCTCAAAAGCCATTGCTTCCGATAAAGAAATTGTTGGTATTAAATTAGATCCGAAGGAAGAAACGGCCGATGTTGATACTTCAAATAATATCTGGCCAGCACAAGAGCAAAAAAGTGAATTCGATCAGTTTAAAGAAAATATGTAA
- a CDS encoding DUF6702 family protein, giving the protein MTVNKLILTLLIIPFLAFTNIHKYYVSVTQIEYVEEKQTVQIISRIFIDDIERLLRERYDESITLAGKNEPEKTDAYIARYLSDKMKIKINGQPTTLKFLGKVYDADVMKCYLEIENIKTVKTFEISNKVLFDIFEDQQNVIKTKINSKQKSFILFPQKDEYLLKFDN; this is encoded by the coding sequence ATGACAGTCAATAAGTTAATCTTAACTTTATTAATCATTCCCTTTCTTGCATTTACCAACATCCATAAATATTATGTGTCGGTAACCCAAATCGAATATGTTGAGGAAAAGCAAACTGTTCAAATTATTTCTAGAATTTTTATCGATGATATAGAGCGTTTATTACGCGAACGCTACGATGAGTCCATTACCCTTGCTGGTAAAAATGAACCTGAAAAGACTGACGCCTACATTGCAAGATATTTAAGCGATAAGATGAAAATTAAAATTAATGGTCAGCCTACAACGCTTAAATTTTTAGGTAAAGTTTATGACGCCGATGTCATGAAATGCTATTTGGAAATAGAAAATATAAAAACCGTAAAAACATTCGAAATAAGTAATAAAGTACTATTTGATATTTTCGAAGATCAGCAGAATGTTATTAAAACGAAGATCAATTCAAAGCAGAAAAGTTTTATTTTATTCCCTCAAAAGGATGAATACCTGTTAAAATTTGATAATTAA
- a CDS encoding carboxypeptidase-like regulatory domain-containing protein, with protein sequence MKKIVLFIAVICSLQSIAQTVKRVEVSGKIIVEGSDISGITVFNKTSNVGTITNDEGEFTMLVALKDVVEVSALQYENIRFEVNEAILKSKRMKLFLIEEINKLDEVVVTKGGLTGNLAVDLKSAAPFNPKLDALYFGVKHQMDYEFKADSKTKVENLGQNYQQQHMINGLNVVNVVDQLLLPLFRSNVPDKKKAGVPEVPIESIKPYFGAQFLKDNFNIPEHRTQEFIQFVEKDDFDFTLLNYGKELEFLELLNQKSVEFLGKKK encoded by the coding sequence ATGAAAAAAATAGTACTATTTATTGCTGTAATATGCTCGTTACAAAGTATCGCTCAAACCGTTAAACGCGTAGAAGTTTCTGGGAAAATAATTGTTGAAGGCAGTGATATTTCTGGCATTACTGTTTTTAATAAAACGTCAAATGTTGGTACCATAACTAACGATGAAGGTGAATTTACCATGCTAGTCGCTTTAAAAGATGTTGTAGAAGTTAGTGCGCTTCAATATGAAAATATACGCTTTGAGGTAAACGAGGCCATTTTAAAGTCAAAGCGAATGAAGCTTTTTTTAATAGAAGAAATCAATAAACTGGATGAAGTGGTAGTTACTAAAGGAGGTTTGACGGGAAATTTGGCTGTAGATTTAAAATCGGCCGCGCCGTTTAACCCTAAGCTAGATGCCTTATATTTTGGTGTTAAGCATCAAATGGATTACGAATTTAAAGCGGATAGTAAAACTAAAGTTGAAAATTTAGGACAGAATTATCAGCAGCAGCATATGATTAATGGTTTAAATGTAGTGAATGTAGTCGATCAATTATTACTGCCATTATTCCGATCTAACGTGCCAGACAAAAAGAAAGCAGGTGTCCCAGAAGTGCCTATCGAATCTATAAAACCTTATTTTGGAGCTCAATTTTTAAAAGATAATTTTAACATTCCAGAGCACCGTACTCAAGAGTTTATTCAGTTTGTCGAAAAAGACGATTTCGATTTTACCTTACTTAACTACGGTAAAGAATTGGAATTTTTAGAATTACTCAATCAAAAAAGTGTTGAGTTTTTAGGCAAGAAAAAGTAG